Sequence from the Methanosarcina siciliae T4/M genome:
TAATCCTGTCAGTAAAACCTACAATTCCATTATCTGTCCCGACTACAATAGCAAAAGGCCCGTTCATAAGGGCGGACCCGTAGGTCAGACGGATTGCCTTGTTCAATTCGGCTTCTTTTTCAGGCATGCGGTCAATGTCGTCCCAGAAGGGTGGGGCAAGAGCCCGGACAACCATCTCATGAGAAAGCTCGTGCTGCCTCCCAAGCAGGTCGAAGAGATAGGCCACAACCTCTGTGTCGGTAAGTGCAGTACATTTGTATCCATAACCTTCCACATAACGCTGGTTTGTACCATATGAGGTAATTTCGCCGTTGTGCACCACTGACCAGTCAAGCAGGTTGAAAGGATGAGCCCCTCCCCACCAACCCGGAGAATTTGTAGGGTAGCGGTTATGAGCAAGCCAGATGTACCCTTTATAGTCCTCGATCCTGTAAAAGTTTCCTACATCCTCAGGCCAGCCGGAAGCCTTGAAGACTCCCATATTTTTACCCGAGGAGAAAATTGTGGCACCTTTTACATCGGCATTTACTTCCATGACGATGTGCGTGACAACGTCCTTTTCGGAATCCATTCTTCCTGTCATCAGGTCTTTTGAGGGCTTGAAAAAATACCTCCAGGGGATATGGACCTTTTTTAAGCCTGGCTGGGGGGTTGTCGGGATTTCTTCCTGGTGAGCAATTTCTCCCCAGAGTTCGAGAATCTCGTCAACCTTTGTTTTTGGTTCTCCCAGGTTGTCAAAGAAAACATGAAGAGCATAATAGTCTGCATATTCGGGGTAAATCCCATATGCAGCATAGCCTGCCCCGTCTCCACTGCCTCTTTCATTCATGAGACTGAGGGCGGCTTTTATGCTCGACCCGTCCATTCTGGACTTTGTTCGATCTATAAAGCCTATTATTCCACACATTTTAATCACTCTAGAAATGATAGAAATGAACGCGATGTAAGTACTTCTGCCAGTAATTTCTCCTAATATTTCTGCGGCTCATTTTTGAGAAATAGTCAAAAAATTTGCCAGCTGGATAAACTGGGTTTCAGGGGATATTCTATAAGATCTCGTAAGTAAGAGATCTCGTAAGTAAGGGGATATTTTACTTAAATTAATTCAATTTTATTATATATATGATCTTAATTCGTGACAGCTTTCTTGCCTCTGCTTTTGGTTCTTTCCGAGAAGTTGAGAGGGTCGCCGCTAAGGGAAGTAAGTAATTTAGTACCTATTTGACAATATATATATGTTTCTTTTTTCAGAAGCAGAATTGTTTGCAGTAATGCTGCAAAGCATGACGTTTTAACTGCTTAATTTTTCTTTATTCCCACGCATAACTGGCTGAATTTCTAGGCTATAAGCAGTTTACAATGATTCTTCTGTTCGGTGTTACCGGCCCCATTTACATTAGATTAATTTTTGGTACTGCTGACTGCCAAAAAGAGTAATGAGATAAACTTGAAAGTTTGAACCGAAGTTGCAAGCTTTACTAAGGAAAGCATTTTTATAC
This genomic interval carries:
- a CDS encoding class II glutamine amidotransferase; translation: MCGIIGFIDRTKSRMDGSSIKAALSLMNERGSGDGAGYAAYGIYPEYADYYALHVFFDNLGEPKTKVDEILELWGEIAHQEEIPTTPQPGLKKVHIPWRYFFKPSKDLMTGRMDSEKDVVTHIVMEVNADVKGATIFSSGKNMGVFKASGWPEDVGNFYRIEDYKGYIWLAHNRYPTNSPGWWGGAHPFNLLDWSVVHNGEITSYGTNQRYVEGYGYKCTALTDTEVVAYLFDLLGRQHELSHEMVVRALAPPFWDDIDRMPEKEAELNKAIRLTYGSALMNGPFAIVVGTDNGIVGFTDRIKLRPLVVGENENKLYISSEEAAIRVIDPEVKNVYTPRAGEPIIGRFTE